The Nitrosospira lacus genome window below encodes:
- a CDS encoding O-methyltransferase — translation MQSPTIVNPAVLIPVNPAIEDYMRGLAGRTDHPVLTEMEAVAKQNNFPIVGRLVGIFLETLAKTVNARRIFEFGSGYGYSAYWFAKAVGADGQVICTDGDPLNKEKAEQYLRSAGLSERVDFRTGLAQEIFTQTEGLFDICYNDVDKGDYPEVWQMAKDRIRPGGLYIADNVLWHGRVAVEKYVDIIPGWTEAILDHNRLIFNDPEFDAFINPTRDGVIVARKRTS, via the coding sequence ATGCGCGGCCTCGCAGGTCGAACAGATCACCCAGTGCTGACGGAAATGGAAGCGGTAGCGAAGCAAAACAATTTTCCCATCGTTGGCCGTTTAGTGGGGATATTTCTCGAAACATTGGCGAAAACAGTCAACGCCAGGCGTATATTCGAGTTTGGCAGCGGCTACGGTTATTCCGCTTATTGGTTTGCAAAAGCGGTGGGGGCGGATGGACAGGTAATCTGCACCGATGGAGACCCTCTCAACAAAGAGAAAGCAGAGCAATATCTCCGTTCCGCAGGTTTGTCGGAAAGAGTTGATTTTCGCACCGGACTCGCGCAAGAGATATTTACGCAAACCGAAGGGCTATTCGACATCTGTTACAACGATGTCGACAAAGGCGATTATCCCGAAGTCTGGCAAATGGCTAAAGACCGGATTCGTCCCGGCGGCCTTTACATTGCTGATAATGTGCTTTGGCATGGACGCGTGGCGGTGGAAAAATATGTTGACATTATTCCCGGCTGGACTGAAGCGATTCTTGATCATAACCGGCTCATTTTTAATGACCCTGAATTTGACGCTTTTATCAACCCGACGCGTGATGGCGTGATCGTGGCGCGTAAAAGAACATCATAA